In the genome of Hydrogenophaga sp. PBL-H3, the window CGGTGCACATCTCGGCCGAGGGCGCCGCCTTCATGGCCGGGGGTGACCTCGCGGCCATGCGCGCCGACCCGGTGCCGGTGGCGCGCGAACTGATCCAAGGCATGCACGGTGGCCTGCTGCTGCTGGCGAACCTGCACGCGCCGGTGGTGGCCAGCGTGCAGGGTGCTGTGTTCGGCGGCGGGCTGGGCCTGGTGCTGGGCTGCGACCTGGTGGTGGCCGCCGAGGGCACGCGCTTGGGCATCGCCTACCCGCTGATCGGCGCCAGCAGCGACTGCTCGACCTCCTGGGGCCTGGTGCAGGTGCTGGGCCTGCGCAAGGCGATGGAACTGGCCTTGCTGGCCGATGTGGTCGACGCCGCCGAGGCGCTGCGCCTCGGCTTGGTGAACCGCGTGGTGCCGGCCGAGGCGCTGCACGCTGAGGGCGAACGGCTGGCGCAGCGCCTGGCCGCCGGGCCGACGCAGGCCCTGGGCCAACTCAAGCGCCTGCTGCGCAGCGCGCCGCAGAACGACCTGCCCACCCACCTCGACGCCGAGGCCCAGGCTTTCCTTGCCTGCGCGCAGACCGCCGACTTCACCGAAGGCGTGGGCGCCTTTCTCGACAAACGCAAACCGATTTTCAAAGGCCGTTGAATGAAAACCCGCATCACCGAACTGCTGGGCATCCGCTACCCCATCATCCAGGGTGGCATGCAATGGGTGGGCACCGCCGAGCTCGCGGCCGCCGTGTCCAACGCCGGCGGCCTGGGCATCCTGACCGCGCTCACGCAGCCCACGCCCGAAGCGCTGGCTCGCGAGATCGACCGCTGCCGCGGCATGACCGACCAGCCTTTTGGCGTGAACCTGACCATCCTGCCCTCGGTCAAGCCGCCGCCCTATGCCGAGTACCTCGACGTGGTGATCGAGCGCGGCGTGAAGATGATCGAGACCGCGGGCAACAGCCCCAGGGATTTCATCGAGAAGCTCAAGCACCACGGCGTGCGCATCGTGCACAAGTGCACCAGCGTGCGTCACGCGCTCTCGGCGGAACGCAATGGCGTGGACGCGGTGAGCATCGACGGCTTCGAGTGCGCTGGCCATCCGGGCGAAGACGACGTCCCGGGCCTGGTGCTGATTCCGCTGGCCACGCGTGTGCTGCGCATCCCGGTGGTGGCCTCGGGTGGCATTGCCGACGGGCGCGGCATGGCAGCAGCCCTGACGCTGGGTGCCGAGGGCGTGAACATGGGCACGCGCTTCTGCGCCACGGTGGAGGCGCCGATCCACGAGCAGATCAAACAGGCGCTGGTGAAGGCCACCGAACGCGACACGCAGCTGATCTTCCGCCGCCTGCGCAACACCGGGCGTGTGTTGAAGAACGCGGTGTCCGACGAGGTGGTGGCCACCGAGCGGCGGCCCGGTGGTTGTGAGTTCAGCGACATCCAGCCGCTGGTGGCCGGCGCGCGCGGGC includes:
- a CDS encoding enoyl-CoA hydratase/isomerase family protein, producing the protein MAYPDRGSDMGASVLCWREGAVAQLRFNRPRALNAIDVAMAQGFHAACQAITADPQVRAVHISAEGAAFMAGGDLAAMRADPVPVARELIQGMHGGLLLLANLHAPVVASVQGAVFGGGLGLVLGCDLVVAAEGTRLGIAYPLIGASSDCSTSWGLVQVLGLRKAMELALLADVVDAAEALRLGLVNRVVPAEALHAEGERLAQRLAAGPTQALGQLKRLLRSAPQNDLPTHLDAEAQAFLACAQTADFTEGVGAFLDKRKPIFKGR
- a CDS encoding NAD(P)H-dependent flavin oxidoreductase, with product MKTRITELLGIRYPIIQGGMQWVGTAELAAAVSNAGGLGILTALTQPTPEALAREIDRCRGMTDQPFGVNLTILPSVKPPPYAEYLDVVIERGVKMIETAGNSPRDFIEKLKHHGVRIVHKCTSVRHALSAERNGVDAVSIDGFECAGHPGEDDVPGLVLIPLATRVLRIPVVASGGIADGRGMAAALTLGAEGVNMGTRFCATVEAPIHEQIKQALVKATERDTQLIFRRLRNTGRVLKNAVSDEVVATERRPGGCEFSDIQPLVAGARGRGALHSGEVDAGLVWAGQVVGLIDDIPTCDELLQRMVAQCRESLARAAAWAAHDLTAPPASDGLRLQL